In Flavobacterium gelatinilyticum, a genomic segment contains:
- a CDS encoding glycoside hydrolase family 3 N-terminal domain-containing protein, with product MKKIIITAGLAFFISTAMQAQGGNFTIVKNNKGADLGYSPESGIKILTVNGKKFKDLNKNGKLDKYEDWRLSADERAKDLASKMSVEQIAGLMLYSRHQALPAPADGYRAGHYNGKLYAESGAKPWQLTDEQKAFLKEDNLRHVLITSVETPEVAALWNNQMQAFVEGIGLGIPSNTSTDPRHTANVTSEFNAGAGGTISMWPDGLGMASTFDPKIVEQFGQIAAKEYRALGIATALSPQIDLGSEPRWYRISMTFGESPALTRDMGRAYIDGFQTSYGKDEIKDGWGYKSVNAMVKHWPSGGAEEGGRDGHWAYGKFAVYPGNNLEQHIDPFINGAFKLKGKTGKASAVMPYYTITFDQDKKYSENVANGFSKYIITDLLRDKYGYDGVVCTDWLVTGDEGKTPDIFAGKPWGVENLSIDERHYKAIIAGVDQFGGNNDKKPVLAAYEMGVKEFGESFMRARFERSAVRLLKNSFRVGLFENPYLDAAETKAIVGNPEFMKAGYEAQLKSVVLLKNKAAVLPVKEKKTVFIPKIYTASTKDWWGVASQPKLEYPVNLDLVKKYYNVTDEPSKADFAIVFVTSPQSLEGGYDLKDRKNGSNGYVPISLQYGTYTAVEARTKSIAAGDQVIDPSIKDRTYKNKTVTAANTMDLRTILDTKDMMNGKPVIVSVTANKPMIFNEFEKEVNGIVLNFGVSSQAVLDIISGKTEPSGLLPVQMPANMAAVEKQFEDVPFDMEPHKDSEGNVYDFAFGLNWKGVIKDSRTEVYKK from the coding sequence ATGAAAAAAATTATTATAACTGCCGGGCTTGCTTTTTTTATAAGCACAGCTATGCAGGCACAAGGCGGAAATTTTACCATAGTTAAAAATAATAAAGGTGCGGATTTGGGATATTCTCCTGAATCCGGCATCAAAATTCTGACTGTAAATGGTAAGAAATTCAAAGATTTAAATAAGAACGGAAAACTGGATAAATATGAAGACTGGCGCCTTTCGGCAGATGAGCGTGCGAAAGACCTGGCTTCAAAAATGTCTGTAGAACAAATCGCAGGATTAATGCTCTACAGTCGTCATCAGGCGCTTCCGGCTCCGGCTGACGGATACCGTGCAGGACATTACAACGGAAAATTATATGCCGAAAGCGGTGCAAAACCATGGCAGTTAACAGACGAGCAGAAAGCCTTTTTGAAAGAAGATAATCTGCGTCACGTTCTAATTACCAGTGTCGAAACGCCCGAAGTTGCGGCTTTATGGAACAACCAGATGCAGGCTTTTGTAGAGGGAATTGGTTTAGGAATTCCAAGCAACACGAGTACAGATCCGCGCCATACGGCAAATGTAACATCTGAGTTTAACGCAGGAGCAGGAGGAACAATCTCAATGTGGCCTGATGGTTTAGGAATGGCTTCGACTTTTGACCCAAAAATTGTAGAGCAGTTTGGTCAGATTGCGGCCAAAGAATACCGTGCTTTAGGAATTGCAACGGCGTTGTCTCCGCAGATCGATTTGGGTTCAGAACCAAGATGGTACAGAATTTCTATGACCTTCGGCGAAAGCCCTGCCTTAACCCGAGATATGGGAAGAGCGTACATTGACGGTTTTCAGACTTCATACGGAAAAGACGAAATCAAAGACGGCTGGGGGTACAAAAGTGTCAATGCAATGGTAAAACACTGGCCAAGCGGCGGTGCCGAAGAAGGCGGACGCGACGGTCACTGGGCGTACGGAAAATTTGCAGTATATCCTGGAAATAACCTCGAGCAGCATATTGATCCCTTTATCAACGGTGCTTTCAAATTAAAAGGAAAAACCGGTAAAGCATCGGCTGTAATGCCTTATTACACCATTACTTTCGATCAGGATAAAAAATACAGCGAAAACGTAGCCAACGGTTTCAGCAAATACATTATTACTGATTTATTACGAGACAAATACGGTTACGACGGAGTGGTCTGCACGGATTGGCTTGTAACCGGAGATGAAGGTAAAACACCGGACATTTTTGCTGGAAAACCGTGGGGAGTAGAAAATCTTTCTATAGATGAAAGACATTACAAAGCGATTATTGCCGGAGTAGACCAGTTTGGCGGAAATAACGATAAAAAACCGGTTCTGGCAGCTTACGAAATGGGCGTTAAAGAATTTGGAGAATCGTTTATGAGAGCCAGATTTGAAAGATCGGCAGTGCGGTTACTGAAAAATAGTTTCAGAGTTGGACTTTTTGAAAATCCGTATCTGGATGCAGCCGAAACAAAAGCAATTGTAGGGAATCCTGAATTTATGAAAGCAGGATACGAAGCACAGTTAAAATCGGTTGTATTGTTGAAAAACAAAGCAGCTGTTCTTCCTGTAAAAGAAAAGAAAACCGTTTTTATTCCGAAAATTTATACCGCTTCGACCAAAGACTGGTGGGGTGTGGCAAGTCAGCCAAAATTAGAATATCCGGTAAATTTAGATTTGGTCAAAAAATATTACAATGTGACCGATGAGCCTTCAAAAGCCGATTTTGCGATTGTATTTGTAACAAGTCCGCAGAGTCTGGAAGGCGGTTACGATTTAAAAGACCGAAAAAACGGAAGCAACGGTTATGTGCCGATTTCACTTCAGTATGGAACTTACACGGCGGTCGAAGCCAGAACAAAAAGCATTGCAGCAGGAGATCAGGTTATTGACCCAAGTATTAAAGACAGAACCTATAAAAACAAAACCGTTACCGCAGCTAATACTATGGATTTGAGAACTATTCTTGATACCAAAGACATGATGAACGGTAAACCGGTAATTGTTTCAGTGACGGCTAATAAACCAATGATTTTTAATGAATTTGAAAAAGAAGTAAACGGAATTGTATTGAATTTCGGGGTTTCTTCTCAAGCCGTTTTGGATATTATTTCAGGAAAAACAGAACCATCAGGATTGCTTCCGGTACAAATGCCGGCAAATATGGCAGCAGTTGAAAAACAATTCGAAGACGTTCCGTT
- a CDS encoding TonB-dependent receptor, producing MKKLIFASICTMFFSTYEAFSQDDKKQQKATDSIKSLTKIVETDTKEEKNRNVMLNAANNTGPRDVNIGLPSTVGGITIQENDLPVVYYFWPELPNRTWRQSTSLGRTGLLKIGEAAITTGDLGFAVNSYTKLGTDKLEVVGNFSGSSFGWMKGDLNVSGPLAKGWSYTMGAYANFDPNSFDLKFAKYSDRTQIYRAGLTKKFNNGKGQISFLYKYANSASLTNYAVFRYKEGGKVEEYNDFKIGRDSYIVNDGTLKFKDIMTGQTKFADMGGSDAASTSHTFDILGNYDLANDWKFTFSTRFRYAEASQLIAIPLGIFQASASDNFTYKSNGNAYVGNVNSMLGLYTDGTPTKTAMSRFEVTKNEEKHKWRFGVTEYYYQVDDFTSSRSFFNQTVSANPDKLVRNTPGGTSNTDADGFYNYNVGGEYHNGFENKLSGYFSDNWTVSDRFSLTYGVNLRYHKLKGDYFLTSRTPDLVFDPSQKTYFDNNWFHLGGSINAVYKVTKSAGILADFTYTEKNGQLESYSGAVAPNNAKSKSPLAAFGLYFNQKNFSIVSQATYLTRNNYLARLNLVNPSDATQSEVATIFYDIQTLGWTTDIVASPFKGFNLHYLITFQDPVYKNYDFSAFGNNYSYNDKNVLEISKVLMEIDPSYTYKDFKFWASFRYFSKQYANLTNALYFAPRWETFGGVNYKINNHFDIGITAVNFLNQTGAKGTINGAELITDASAYYNQLLVGSYIRPFTLEASLNFRF from the coding sequence ATGAAAAAATTAATTTTTGCATCGATCTGCACAATGTTTTTTTCGACTTACGAAGCTTTTTCACAAGACGATAAAAAACAGCAGAAAGCCACAGATTCAATTAAAAGCCTAACCAAAATTGTTGAAACTGACACCAAAGAAGAAAAAAACAGAAACGTAATGCTTAACGCCGCCAATAATACCGGACCGCGTGATGTAAATATTGGTCTGCCCTCGACCGTAGGAGGAATTACCATTCAGGAAAATGACCTGCCGGTAGTATATTATTTCTGGCCTGAACTGCCAAACCGTACCTGGAGACAAAGTACAAGTCTGGGGCGTACCGGTTTATTAAAAATTGGAGAAGCTGCTATAACCACCGGAGATTTAGGGTTTGCAGTAAACTCGTATACAAAACTGGGAACGGACAAATTAGAAGTCGTTGGTAATTTTTCAGGTTCTAGTTTTGGTTGGATGAAAGGCGACTTAAACGTTTCTGGACCTTTAGCAAAAGGATGGTCGTACACAATGGGCGCTTACGCCAATTTTGACCCAAACTCTTTTGATTTGAAATTCGCCAAATACTCAGACCGAACTCAAATTTACAGAGCAGGTTTGACTAAAAAGTTCAATAACGGAAAAGGACAAATCAGCTTTTTGTATAAATATGCCAACTCGGCTTCTTTGACCAATTATGCCGTTTTTAGATACAAAGAAGGCGGAAAAGTAGAAGAATACAATGACTTTAAAATCGGACGCGATTCGTATATCGTCAATGACGGAACGTTAAAATTCAAAGACATCATGACCGGCCAGACCAAATTTGCGGATATGGGCGGAAGCGATGCAGCATCAACCTCTCATACATTTGATATTTTAGGAAATTATGATTTGGCAAACGACTGGAAATTTACATTCTCAACCCGTTTTCGTTATGCCGAAGCTTCGCAGCTGATCGCTATCCCGCTTGGAATTTTCCAGGCATCAGCTTCAGATAACTTCACATACAAATCAAATGGTAATGCGTATGTTGGAAATGTAAACTCAATGTTGGGATTGTACACAGACGGGACGCCGACAAAAACGGCTATGTCGAGATTTGAGGTTACAAAAAATGAAGAAAAACACAAATGGAGATTTGGTGTAACAGAATATTACTATCAGGTTGATGATTTTACGTCAAGCAGATCATTCTTTAACCAAACCGTAAGTGCAAATCCGGATAAACTGGTTCGTAATACTCCGGGCGGTACATCAAATACAGATGCTGACGGATTTTACAACTACAATGTTGGGGGTGAATACCACAACGGTTTCGAAAACAAATTATCCGGCTATTTCTCTGATAACTGGACAGTAAGCGACCGTTTCAGTCTGACATACGGAGTTAATTTAAGATACCACAAATTAAAAGGAGATTATTTCCTGACATCAAGAACACCGGATTTAGTATTTGATCCAAGCCAGAAAACCTATTTTGATAACAACTGGTTTCATTTAGGCGGTTCTATCAATGCTGTTTATAAGGTAACAAAAAGTGCCGGAATCCTTGCTGACTTTACATATACAGAAAAAAATGGCCAGTTAGAAAGCTATTCAGGAGCTGTAGCACCAAATAATGCAAAATCAAAAAGCCCATTGGCAGCATTTGGATTGTACTTCAATCAGAAAAATTTCAGTATTGTTTCTCAGGCAACATACTTAACCAGAAATAATTATCTGGCAAGATTAAACTTAGTTAATCCGTCAGATGCAACCCAGTCGGAAGTAGCAACCATTTTCTACGATATTCAGACTTTGGGCTGGACTACAGATATTGTTGCTTCGCCATTCAAAGGATTTAATCTTCACTATTTGATTACATTCCAGGATCCGGTTTATAAAAATTACGATTTCTCTGCTTTTGGAAATAACTATTCTTATAACGATAAAAACGTGTTGGAAATTTCTAAAGTATTAATGGAAATCGACCCGAGCTATACCTACAAAGATTTCAAATTCTGGGCAAGTTTCCGTTACTTCAGCAAGCAATATGCGAACTTAACGAATGCCTTGTATTTTGCACCAAGATGGGAAACATTTGGAGGAGTAAATTACAAAATCAACAACCATTTTGATATTGGCATCACGGCTGTAAACTTCTTAAACCAGACAGGAGCAAAAGGAACGATCAACGGGGCTGAATTAATTACAGATGCTTCAGCTTACTACAACCAGCTTTTGGTAGGATCTTATATCCGACCATTTACACTGGAAGCTTCTCTTAATTTCAGATTCTAA